One segment of Fibrobacter sp. UWB10 DNA contains the following:
- a CDS encoding sulfide/dihydroorotate dehydrogenase-like FAD/NAD-binding protein, whose amino-acid sequence MAKILFKKQMSSAVYMFRVEAPLIAQERKAGQFIILQTNKDNGERVPLTIADADTTEGSITLIFQTVGKTTTELSKFEVGDDIPVLVGPLGSPTHIENFGHVVCVCGGVGIAPMHPIVQALKAAGNKVTIIMGARNESLFLMKEEMTALADNIIFMTDDGSYGRKGLVTEPLKELCEDTKGKPDMVIAIGPPIMMKFCALTTKPYEVKTVVSLNSIMVDGTGMCGGCRVTIGGKTKFVCVDGPEFDGHEVDWNNMLQRMGAFKPQEQESLHRFGANDGHKCNIDKMADAKAKESK is encoded by the coding sequence ATGGCAAAAATTCTCTTTAAAAAACAAATGTCTTCCGCGGTCTATATGTTCCGCGTCGAGGCCCCGCTGATCGCTCAAGAGCGTAAGGCCGGCCAGTTTATCATCCTCCAGACGAACAAGGACAACGGCGAACGCGTGCCTCTCACCATCGCCGATGCTGACACGACTGAAGGCTCTATCACTTTGATTTTCCAGACCGTCGGTAAGACCACCACCGAACTCTCCAAGTTCGAAGTCGGTGACGATATTCCGGTGCTCGTGGGCCCGCTCGGTTCTCCGACCCACATCGAAAACTTTGGCCACGTGGTCTGCGTGTGCGGTGGCGTGGGTATCGCCCCGATGCACCCGATCGTTCAGGCCCTCAAGGCCGCAGGCAACAAGGTCACCATCATCATGGGTGCCCGTAACGAAAGCCTCTTCCTCATGAAGGAAGAAATGACCGCTCTCGCTGACAACATCATCTTCATGACCGACGACGGTTCTTATGGCCGCAAGGGTCTCGTTACCGAACCGCTTAAGGAACTCTGCGAAGACACCAAGGGCAAGCCGGACATGGTCATCGCTATCGGTCCTCCGATCATGATGAAGTTCTGCGCCCTCACTACCAAGCCCTACGAAGTCAAGACCGTGGTCAGCCTCAACAGCATCATGGTGGACGGAACCGGCATGTGCGGTGGCTGCCGCGTGACTATCGGTGGCAAGACGAAGTTCGTCTGCGTCGATGGCCCGGAATTCGACGGTCACGAAGTCGACTGGAACAACATGCTCCAGCGTATGGGCGCTTTCAAGCCCCAGGAACAGGAATCTCTGCACCGCTTCGGTGCAAACGATGGCCACAAGTGCAACATTGACAAGATGGCTGACGCAAAGGCCAAGGAGAGCAAGTAA
- a CDS encoding adenosylhomocysteinase produces the protein MIFSEIIEESYEPREYPALAQLSDEWAQTRPFWGYKVLVATPIFRNTLVEYRALIAGGAILSVGRAVGDSGAAMPCDLKIVEMLKDEDIPVITDQDIKSGKVADDFDLILDCAGQFSFCHPKKGFVELTRSGVQFFEKSEHPVYVADSGIVKRIETVLGTGDGYFRALESLGHTEFEGKSLVVFGSGKVGCGIALHGVRRGMNVCTITNTRNGDSNSNFSNVLLNNAVRIEDYKDDEMVAQVISTADFVVTATGLKNALTQSAVSAILANTKAIVANMGVEDEFGEFVPNTRVLNEKSPLNFILDEPTHLKYIDTSLALHAALGERLLQECAENASPFKGVQDPPSEIEQRLLVTTIQNGAIGPEICDMMR, from the coding sequence ATGATTTTTTCTGAAATCATCGAAGAATCTTACGAACCGAGAGAGTATCCGGCCCTTGCTCAGCTTTCAGATGAGTGGGCACAAACTCGTCCGTTTTGGGGTTATAAAGTCCTTGTTGCAACCCCGATTTTCAGGAATACGCTGGTGGAGTACCGCGCCCTGATAGCCGGTGGGGCAATCCTGTCTGTAGGCCGTGCTGTTGGTGATTCGGGAGCGGCTATGCCGTGTGACCTGAAGATCGTTGAAATGCTCAAGGATGAAGACATTCCGGTTATTACCGATCAAGATATCAAGAGCGGTAAAGTCGCCGATGACTTTGACCTGATTCTAGATTGTGCCGGGCAGTTTTCCTTTTGCCACCCGAAAAAGGGCTTTGTAGAACTCACCCGCAGCGGTGTACAGTTCTTTGAAAAGTCGGAACACCCGGTGTATGTGGCAGATAGCGGAATCGTCAAGAGAATCGAAACCGTGCTCGGTACGGGTGACGGATACTTTCGCGCCTTGGAATCTTTGGGCCATACCGAATTTGAGGGAAAGTCGCTCGTTGTCTTTGGTAGCGGTAAAGTTGGTTGCGGTATTGCCTTGCACGGAGTGCGTCGCGGCATGAATGTTTGCACAATTACGAATACGCGAAACGGAGATTCCAACTCGAATTTCAGCAACGTCCTTTTGAATAACGCAGTCCGCATTGAAGACTACAAGGACGACGAAATGGTGGCGCAGGTAATTTCGACGGCTGATTTTGTTGTGACAGCAACTGGCCTCAAGAATGCGCTGACCCAATCTGCCGTTTCTGCAATTTTGGCTAATACTAAGGCGATTGTGGCCAATATGGGGGTCGAAGACGAATTTGGTGAATTTGTCCCCAATACAAGAGTGCTGAACGAAAAATCGCCACTAAATTTTATACTTGACGAGCCTACGCACCTTAAGTATATCGATACAAGCCTTGCATTGCATGCTGCCTTGGGCGAACGCCTGTTGCAGGAATGTGCCGAAAACGCTAGTCCTTTCAAGGGGGTACAGGACCCTCCGAGCGAAATCGAACAACGTTTGTTGGTAACGACTATCCAGAATGGGGCCATTGGCCCTGAAATCTGCGATATGATGCGATAA
- the trxA gene encoding thioredoxin — translation MTELNITKSNFEAEVMNADKPVLIDFWAPWCGPCRMLSPTISEIAEEHGDKVKVCKVNVDEQGELASFFGVMSIPTLVVIKEGKIVNSAVGVRPKDQIVNMFN, via the coding sequence ATGACCGAATTGAACATCACCAAGAGCAACTTTGAAGCAGAAGTCATGAACGCCGACAAGCCTGTTCTGATTGACTTTTGGGCACCCTGGTGTGGGCCCTGCCGCATGCTTTCGCCCACCATCTCCGAAATCGCCGAAGAGCATGGTGACAAGGTGAAGGTCTGCAAGGTGAACGTTGATGAGCAGGGTGAACTGGCGTCTTTCTTTGGCGTCATGAGCATTCCTACGCTTGTCGTCATCAAAGAAGGCAAGATTGTGAATTCCGCCGTCGGGGTTCGCCCGAAAGACCAGATTGTAAACATGTTCAACTAA
- a CDS encoding Crp/Fnr family transcriptional regulator, translating to MSLGPFSHFLPNLPFWQNLSSEEKAMVSDRCVTKRFGKNQMIHNSKASCLGIIFILSGGIRVGLISDEGREITLYRAKANEFCVSTASCVIHQLTFETQVTAEEDTTVLVIPAALCAKLMDTNIHVRAFIFEKETERYSQTIWAIQLMLFKRFDQRLASYLISAFESTGKDEVKKTQEEIARDVNSAREVVARMLQEFAAKGLVEIKRGRILLRDIDGLKKIL from the coding sequence ATGAGCTTAGGTCCATTCAGTCACTTCCTTCCGAATCTGCCCTTTTGGCAGAATCTTTCGTCCGAAGAAAAGGCGATGGTTTCGGACCGTTGCGTTACAAAGCGCTTCGGCAAGAACCAGATGATTCACAACAGCAAGGCCTCTTGCCTCGGGATTATCTTTATCTTGAGCGGAGGGATTCGCGTGGGACTCATCTCTGACGAAGGTCGCGAAATCACCCTGTACCGCGCCAAGGCAAACGAGTTTTGCGTTTCGACGGCCTCTTGCGTGATTCACCAGCTGACTTTCGAGACCCAAGTCACCGCCGAAGAAGACACGACTGTGTTGGTGATTCCGGCGGCTCTGTGCGCCAAGCTGATGGATACGAATATTCATGTGCGGGCTTTCATTTTTGAAAAAGAGACCGAGCGTTATTCGCAGACCATTTGGGCGATTCAGCTCATGCTGTTCAAACGGTTCGACCAGCGTCTGGCTTCTTACCTGATTTCGGCTTTTGAAAGCACCGGCAAAGACGAAGTCAAGAAAACGCAGGAAGAAATCGCCCGCGACGTGAATTCTGCCCGCGAAGTAGTGGCCCGCATGCTCCAAGAATTCGCCGCCAAGGGCCTAGTCGAAATCAAGAGGGGCAGAATCTTGCTCCGCGACATCGACGGACTAAAGAAAATCCTGTAA
- the cysS gene encoding cysteine--tRNA ligase, producing MALQFYNTASRKKEIFTLPEGVPAVRMYCCGPTVYHFAHIGNLRTYIFEDFLVRTLNYYGYKVNHIVNITDVGHLTSDADSGDDKMEKGAAREGKSVWDIAKFYTDAFMADWHRLNIQEPTRWTPATQHIQEQIDLVKTLEEKGYTYRTSDGIYFDSLKFPRYADFARLDVENLRKGSRIDMGEKKNATDFALWKFSPKDKKRAMEWDSPWGVGFPGWHIECSAMAMKYNGPTLDIHCGGTDHIRVHHTNEIAQSECANGVQFARFWMHGEFLRTASEEKLEDGTTEQKFGKMSKSSGEFLTVSLLMDRGFNPLDYRFFAIGSHYRNYLNFTWEALEGAKEGLKSLHKKTDPLIGKATAITSEAAKAFQNEFKDAIGDDLNMPRALGIMNTMLKSDIDDGEKAALVADFDKIFGLKLDQPREEYAKKGANDGVDVAKIEALIAARKEARANKNWAESDRIRDELAAMNVVIKDSKEGTTWEIKG from the coding sequence ATGGCACTTCAATTCTACAACACTGCATCGCGTAAGAAAGAGATTTTCACACTTCCTGAAGGCGTTCCCGCCGTGCGCATGTACTGTTGCGGCCCGACGGTGTACCATTTCGCCCACATTGGCAACCTCCGCACCTACATTTTCGAAGACTTTTTGGTGCGTACGCTGAACTACTACGGCTACAAGGTGAACCACATCGTGAACATCACCGACGTGGGCCACTTGACCAGCGACGCCGACTCTGGCGACGACAAAATGGAAAAGGGCGCCGCCCGCGAAGGCAAGTCCGTGTGGGATATCGCTAAGTTCTACACCGACGCTTTCATGGCCGACTGGCACCGTCTCAACATCCAGGAACCGACCCGCTGGACTCCTGCCACGCAGCACATCCAAGAACAGATTGACTTGGTAAAAACTCTCGAAGAAAAGGGTTACACCTATCGCACCAGCGACGGCATCTACTTCGATAGCCTTAAGTTCCCGCGCTATGCCGACTTTGCGCGCCTGGACGTGGAAAACCTCCGCAAGGGCAGCCGCATCGACATGGGTGAAAAGAAGAACGCCACCGACTTTGCCCTGTGGAAGTTCAGCCCGAAGGACAAGAAGCGCGCTATGGAATGGGACAGCCCGTGGGGCGTCGGTTTCCCCGGCTGGCACATTGAATGCTCCGCCATGGCCATGAAGTACAACGGCCCGACCCTCGACATTCACTGCGGCGGTACCGACCACATCCGCGTGCACCACACCAACGAAATTGCCCAGAGCGAATGCGCCAACGGCGTGCAGTTTGCCCGCTTCTGGATGCACGGCGAATTTCTCCGCACCGCTAGCGAAGAAAAATTGGAAGACGGCACCACCGAACAGAAGTTCGGCAAGATGAGTAAGTCCAGCGGCGAATTCCTGACGGTTTCGCTCCTCATGGACCGCGGCTTCAATCCGCTTGACTACCGCTTCTTTGCCATCGGCAGCCACTACCGCAACTACCTGAACTTCACGTGGGAAGCTTTGGAAGGCGCCAAGGAAGGCCTGAAGAGCTTGCACAAGAAGACGGACCCGCTGATCGGTAAGGCTACCGCTATCACTAGCGAAGCAGCCAAGGCCTTCCAGAATGAATTCAAGGACGCCATCGGTGATGACCTGAACATGCCGCGTGCCCTCGGTATCATGAACACGATGCTCAAGAGCGATATCGACGACGGCGAAAAGGCTGCCCTCGTGGCCGACTTCGACAAGATTTTCGGTTTGAAGCTCGACCAGCCTCGTGAAGAATATGCCAAGAAGGGAGCCAACGACGGCGTGGATGTCGCCAAGATTGAAGCGCTGATTGCCGCCCGTAAGGAAGCCCGCGCCAACAAGAACTGGGCCGAAAGTGACCGCATCCGCGACGAACTCGCCGCCATGAACGTGGTCATCAAGGACTCCAAGGAAGGCACGACTTGGGAAATCAAAGGTTAG
- a CDS encoding MBL fold metallo-hydrolase codes for MNFKPFVFNSFGVNGFVLSNDAGDAILIDPSAGSEQEEQALARYIEQNKLTVKHLLNTHLHLDHVLGNAFIANKYGVQPEAHEEDAFLLDLQEEQSQMFGLPLRELSPGLGNYLAEGDAVEVPGIKLQVIHVAGHSPGGIAFYCENPGEVNGQKDVPPLLFPGDILFAGSRGRSDLFGGDDHALVTGIKNKLMTLPKDTIVFPGHGPMTTIADERRWY; via the coding sequence ATGAATTTCAAGCCTTTCGTCTTCAATTCCTTTGGCGTGAACGGTTTCGTTTTAAGTAACGACGCCGGCGATGCCATTCTGATTGACCCGAGTGCCGGAAGCGAGCAAGAGGAACAAGCCCTCGCCCGCTACATTGAGCAGAACAAACTTACGGTAAAGCACCTGCTGAATACGCACCTGCACTTGGACCATGTGCTAGGCAATGCATTTATCGCCAACAAATACGGCGTGCAACCCGAGGCTCACGAAGAAGACGCCTTCTTGCTTGACCTGCAGGAAGAACAGAGCCAGATGTTCGGCCTCCCGCTGCGTGAACTATCGCCCGGACTCGGCAACTACCTTGCCGAGGGCGATGCCGTCGAGGTGCCCGGCATCAAGCTGCAGGTAATTCACGTGGCTGGGCACTCCCCCGGCGGCATCGCGTTTTACTGCGAAAACCCGGGCGAAGTGAATGGACAGAAGGATGTTCCGCCACTCCTGTTCCCGGGCGACATTCTGTTTGCAGGCAGCCGCGGACGCAGCGATTTATTCGGTGGCGATGACCACGCACTTGTCACAGGCATCAAGAATAAATTGATGACACTCCCGAAAGACACGATCGTATTCCCCGGGCACGGGCCGATGACGACGATTGCCGATGAGAGGCGCTGGTATTAA
- a CDS encoding acyltransferase: MGRIGWIDEFKGFVLLLVCLYHVEQSFPQAQMGMLHLSALRMSAFFFISGMLFSTRRFPNFKSYFIHKTKVLLIPYILLSLLFLALDPVVYNFDLFPKAPRMTVMNIHPHIASVWDYIYWNLAKIFVAGKSSIGSGPLWFVFTLYSVSLMFYGLQKLANLIAKKLNIIQHDKKARKADAERPQHDMKAKIAIAVTAVASLAGGWLLYKNHIRLPLGIERDLTVLFFFTCGWLSKEPIRNKLCGKGKKRIPWSLVVATSITTFILYAAFEIPDPNFSIMNNTLGKSLPIFVASSFFGIAGLVTAFVAADKIPNIGPIRTLKGILRNISRNALVILAVHWYILLVMRLLFRGTFNKPGIAYISIAIVATGVVAAIPLFRCKLYKLLGKQPASVRESLNIRD, translated from the coding sequence ATGGGTCGAATCGGGTGGATTGACGAATTCAAGGGATTCGTGTTGTTGCTCGTATGCCTGTACCATGTGGAGCAATCGTTCCCTCAGGCGCAAATGGGAATGCTGCATCTGAGTGCGCTTCGTATGTCAGCATTTTTCTTCATTTCAGGAATGCTTTTCAGCACACGCCGTTTTCCCAATTTCAAAAGCTACTTCATTCACAAAACTAAAGTTTTACTCATCCCCTACATTCTGCTTTCGCTGTTATTCTTGGCGTTAGATCCGGTCGTGTACAACTTCGACTTATTCCCGAAAGCACCACGCATGACAGTGATGAATATACACCCACATATCGCTAGCGTTTGGGATTACATCTACTGGAATCTGGCGAAGATTTTTGTGGCTGGGAAATCTTCGATTGGGTCGGGGCCGCTGTGGTTTGTGTTCACGCTGTATTCAGTAAGCCTGATGTTCTATGGCTTGCAGAAGCTGGCGAATTTGATAGCAAAGAAGCTGAACATAATTCAGCACGACAAGAAGGCAAGAAAGGCAGATGCAGAGCGTCCTCAGCATGACATGAAGGCAAAAATCGCGATTGCAGTCACGGCAGTCGCAAGTCTTGCGGGCGGGTGGTTGCTGTACAAGAATCATATTCGCTTGCCGCTGGGAATCGAGCGAGATTTGACGGTGCTATTCTTCTTCACTTGCGGATGGCTGAGCAAAGAACCTATTCGCAATAAGCTCTGCGGGAAAGGAAAAAAACGCATTCCCTGGAGTCTTGTAGTTGCCACCTCCATCACGACATTCATTCTCTACGCCGCATTCGAAATTCCGGACCCGAATTTCAGCATCATGAACAACACCCTCGGAAAATCACTCCCGATATTCGTCGCCAGTTCTTTCTTCGGTATTGCAGGCCTTGTAACCGCCTTTGTCGCAGCCGACAAGATTCCAAACATCGGGCCCATTCGCACACTCAAGGGAATCCTCCGCAACATTTCAAGGAACGCGCTCGTGATTCTTGCGGTTCACTGGTATATATTGCTGGTAATGCGTCTGCTTTTCCGCGGGACTTTCAACAAACCAGGCATTGCATACATTTCTATCGCCATCGTAGCGACTGGCGTTGTCGCCGCCATTCCATTATTCCGATGCAAACTTTACAAGCTGCTCGGTAAGCAGCCTGCGAGCGTGCGCGAAAGTTTGAATATTCGCGATTAA
- a CDS encoding patatin family protein, translated as MKTGLVLEGGSRQTMFSAGVIDTWLDEDIDFNYVAGVSAGAHAAVNFVTRQQGRLRFIVLPTRLQKGKKWASKFIGIQKEFHALNYLAADGEMPFDFEAFHNSKIECEIGLTCCETGRAEFKSEKNEKKRLLDLISASCALPMIFPMAEIDGKHYADGCITAPIPYLRAFEKGCDKVVAISTHYPGEAVTDFRKYRAILNPMYKRKYPDMFRALMIRLKRYEKMFVQMEKLEKEGKLFLIRPVIDLCDQFDTNMEKMNESYEHGVEMAKRRMDDLKAFLEI; from the coding sequence ATGAAGACTGGGTTGGTGTTAGAGGGCGGTTCTCGTCAGACGATGTTCAGCGCAGGTGTGATTGACACCTGGCTTGACGAAGATATTGATTTTAATTACGTGGCAGGTGTTTCTGCCGGAGCCCATGCGGCGGTGAACTTTGTTACGCGCCAGCAAGGTCGCTTGCGTTTTATCGTGCTCCCGACGCGCTTGCAGAAAGGCAAAAAGTGGGCGAGCAAGTTCATTGGAATCCAAAAGGAATTCCATGCGTTGAACTATCTGGCTGCCGATGGCGAAATGCCGTTTGACTTTGAAGCGTTCCATAATTCTAAAATCGAATGCGAAATCGGACTGACGTGTTGCGAAACGGGCCGTGCCGAATTCAAGAGCGAAAAGAACGAAAAAAAACGCTTGCTCGATTTGATTAGCGCCAGTTGCGCCCTGCCGATGATTTTCCCGATGGCAGAAATTGATGGCAAGCATTATGCCGACGGTTGCATTACGGCTCCGATTCCTTACCTGCGTGCTTTTGAAAAGGGCTGCGATAAGGTGGTTGCTATTTCGACGCATTATCCGGGCGAAGCGGTGACGGACTTCCGCAAGTATCGTGCGATTTTGAATCCGATGTATAAGCGCAAATATCCGGACATGTTCCGAGCGCTCATGATTCGCTTAAAGCGTTACGAAAAAATGTTCGTGCAAATGGAAAAACTCGAAAAAGAAGGCAAACTCTTCTTGATTCGACCTGTGATTGATTTGTGCGACCAGTTTGATACGAACATGGAAAAGATGAACGAGTCGTACGAGCATGGCGTTGAAATGGCTAAGCGCCGCATGGACGACTTGAAAGCTTTCTTGGAAATTTAA
- a CDS encoding lysophospholipid acyltransferase family protein — translation MKKKNPLFELFMQFVMVVVIYTVRVYLLVWNRPKVTFAGETVKSPRLKTPSIIIANHTSMWDPLMMLAIFFHNRSIVVAKDQIEDPHFSWALTRVKCVIPCDRFNLDTEWALIAKHELEKGNSVIIFPEGKCRYDGLLNEFKTGFAFLARSTGAPVIAVGIDGIYKRGHRTQIVVSEPEKIERVKGIPSSKHLAERSEYFRQKVWSLKQQALGKTEVTPLPVAAETPEEVVA, via the coding sequence ATGAAAAAGAAGAACCCGCTGTTTGAACTTTTCATGCAGTTCGTCATGGTGGTAGTGATCTACACCGTGCGTGTTTATTTGCTTGTTTGGAACCGCCCGAAGGTGACTTTTGCCGGTGAAACGGTGAAGTCTCCGCGCCTTAAGACGCCTTCGATAATTATTGCGAATCATACGAGCATGTGGGACCCCCTCATGATGCTTGCAATCTTTTTTCACAATAGAAGCATCGTGGTGGCGAAAGACCAAATTGAAGACCCGCATTTTAGCTGGGCTCTGACTCGCGTAAAATGCGTGATTCCTTGCGACCGCTTTAACTTGGATACCGAATGGGCCTTGATTGCAAAGCATGAACTGGAAAAAGGCAATTCGGTGATTATATTCCCCGAAGGCAAGTGCCGCTATGACGGCTTGCTGAATGAATTCAAGACGGGTTTTGCGTTCCTTGCTCGCAGTACCGGCGCTCCGGTGATTGCGGTGGGTATCGATGGCATTTATAAGCGTGGTCATCGCACGCAGATTGTTGTTAGCGAACCTGAAAAGATTGAACGCGTGAAGGGAATTCCTTCTTCGAAACACTTGGCCGAACGCAGTGAATATTTCAGACAGAAAGTCTGGAGTCTTAAACAGCAAGCGTTGGGCAAGACTGAAGTGACTCCGCTCCCGGTTGCGGCTGAAACGCCCGAAGAGGTTGTGGCATGA
- the fabZ gene encoding 3-hydroxyacyl-ACP dehydratase FabZ, whose product MMNIYEISEKIAQRPPFQMIEKVTELVPNESAVGIKNVSVNEPYFMGHFPGTPIMPGVLIVESCAQLCSLVIEKPAEDLEKNLYVLLKIDGFKFVKPVIPGDQLEISVKKTKEGGVLVGFDCIVKVNGNVHAKGALTFTSIPKESLGK is encoded by the coding sequence ATGATGAATATTTACGAAATCAGCGAAAAGATTGCTCAGCGTCCGCCGTTCCAGATGATTGAAAAGGTCACGGAACTTGTGCCGAATGAATCTGCTGTGGGCATTAAGAATGTGAGCGTGAATGAACCCTATTTTATGGGGCACTTCCCGGGCACTCCGATTATGCCGGGCGTGCTCATTGTGGAAAGCTGCGCTCAGCTTTGTTCGCTTGTAATCGAAAAGCCTGCCGAAGATTTGGAAAAGAATCTCTACGTGCTTTTGAAGATTGATGGATTCAAGTTCGTGAAGCCGGTGATTCCTGGCGACCAGCTTGAAATTTCCGTGAAGAAGACGAAGGAAGGCGGTGTGTTGGTCGGCTTTGACTGCATTGTGAAAGTGAATGGCAACGTTCACGCGAAGGGCGCCCTGACCTTTACGAGCATCCCGAAAGAATCTCTCGGAAAATAA
- a CDS encoding glucose 1-dehydrogenase has product MKVALVTGASKGIGKACALRLARDGYTVVVNYSSSDEAAQQTLDQIKSEGGDGMIYKANVADLSQVKVMIREIFKAYGRIDVLVNNAGIVRDEYLMMMNPETLDKCFDLNVKGYFYCAQQVAVKMYKQKSGVIINMSSVSSKFALAGQAVYSATKGAVNSLTQTLAKELGGFGIRVNAVAPGFIATEMIEAIPEETRKGYLEKIPLKRFGSADEVANIVSALASDQFAYVTGQVFVLDGGLSL; this is encoded by the coding sequence ATGAAAGTAGCTTTGGTAACAGGAGCTTCTAAGGGTATCGGTAAGGCTTGTGCTTTGCGCCTTGCTCGCGATGGTTATACAGTTGTAGTGAACTACTCCAGTTCCGACGAGGCTGCCCAGCAGACCTTGGACCAGATTAAGTCCGAAGGTGGCGACGGCATGATTTACAAGGCAAATGTCGCCGACCTTTCTCAAGTGAAGGTCATGATTCGCGAAATCTTTAAGGCTTACGGTCGCATCGACGTGCTGGTGAACAATGCCGGTATTGTGCGCGACGAATACCTGATGATGATGAATCCGGAAACCTTGGACAAGTGCTTCGACCTGAACGTGAAGGGTTACTTCTATTGCGCTCAGCAGGTAGCTGTGAAAATGTACAAGCAGAAGTCCGGCGTGATTATCAACATGAGCTCCGTGTCTTCGAAGTTTGCTCTCGCTGGCCAGGCTGTTTACAGCGCTACCAAGGGTGCCGTGAACTCCTTGACTCAGACGCTGGCTAAAGAACTTGGTGGCTTTGGTATTCGCGTGAATGCCGTGGCTCCGGGCTTTATCGCTACCGAAATGATCGAAGCTATTCCCGAAGAAACTCGCAAGGGCTACCTTGAAAAGATTCCTCTGAAGCGCTTTGGTTCTGCCGACGAAGTCGCAAACATTGTGTCTGCGCTTGCTTCTGACCAGTTCGCCTACGTGACTGGCCAGGTGTTCGTGCTCGATGGAGGTCTCTCTCTATGA